One window from the genome of Elaeis guineensis isolate ETL-2024a chromosome 5, EG11, whole genome shotgun sequence encodes:
- the LOC140850774 gene encoding uncharacterized protein, translating to MAAKAEEIPPPPAAVAGGASSQEPPLEEAENREGARLAKRRRTFPATLETLSSPAAVGEELGESGRKGFSFSFDARSVAPIETTPKFGSFNCSALDLGAEESALIEKKEIEEDQKGERKRRRTSPPALETRSSPAGPEAEEENVGESGGSAGGGFSFSFEGRSVGTVEAAPKFGSLRCAAADLGSGKAEAGEGGAEGSGEGKIGI from the coding sequence ATGGCGGCGAAGGCGGAAGAAATCCCGCCACCCCCCGCCGCCGTGGCAGGCGGCGCCTCCTCCCAGGAGCCCCCTCTAGAGGAAGCGGAGAATAGAGAAGGAGCTCGGCTGGCGAAGCGACGGCGGACTTTCCCGGCGACTCTGGAGACGCTATCTTCTCCAGCCGCGGTGGGCGAGGAATTAGGGGAATCGGGGCGAAAGGGGTTCTCCTTCTCCTTCGACGCGAGGAGCGTGGCGCCGATCGAGACGACCCCCAAGTTCGGATCTTTCAACTGCTCGGCTTTGGATCTGGGGGCGGAGGAGTCTGCTCTGATCGAGAAGAAGGAAATAGAGGAGGACCAGAAGGGAGAGCGGAAGAGACGGAGAACGTCCCCGCCGGCGCTGGAGACACGGTCTTCCCCGGCGGGGCCGGAGGCGGAGGAGGAGAACGTCGGGGAATCAGGCGGGTCGGCGGGAGGAGGGTTCTCGTTCTCCTTCGAGGGCAGGAGCGTGGGAACGGTCGAGGCGGCCCCCAAGTTCGGGTCTTTGCGGTGCGCAGCGGCGGATCTGGGGTCGGGAAAGGCGGAGGCGGGGGAGGGTGGGGCGGAAGGCAGCGGCGAGGGCAAAATCGGAATTTGA